The following proteins come from a genomic window of Melospiza georgiana isolate bMelGeo1 chromosome 3, bMelGeo1.pri, whole genome shotgun sequence:
- the PELI1 gene encoding E3 ubiquitin-protein ligase pellino homolog 1 isoform X1 produces the protein MYRKSKWKRGYNLEGLAHGNNEQSVPQLLISDLKFEKSLAKLMFSPDQENHPSKAPVKYGELIVLGYNGSLPNGDRGRRKSRFALFKRPKANGVKPSTVHIACTPQAAKAISNKDQHSISYTLSRAQTVVVEYTHDSNTDMFQIGRSTESPIDFVVTDTVPGSQSNSDTQSVQSTISRFACRIICERNPPFTARIYAAGFDSSKNIFLGEKAAKWKTSDGQMDGLTTNGVLVMHPRNGFTEDSKPGVWREISVCGNVFSLRETRSAQQRGKMVENETNQLQDGSLIDLCGATLLWRTAEGLARTPTVKHLEALRQEINAARPQCPVGFNTLAFPSMKRKDVVDEKQPWVYLNCGHVHGYHNWGNKEERDGKDRECPMCRSVGPYVPLWLGCEAGFYVDAGPPTHAFSPCGHVCSEKTTAYWSQIPLPHGTHTFHAACPFCAHQLAGEQGYIRLIFQGPLD, from the exons GAAATAATGAACAAAGTGTGCCACAACTCTTGATCAGCGACCTGAAGTTTGAGAAGTCTTTAGCTAAGCTCATGTTTTCTCCTGATCAAGAAAATCATCCATCCAAAGCACCAGTCAAATATGGTGAATTGATCGTACTGGG GTACAATGGGTCTCTCCCAAATGGAGAtagagggagaaggaaaagtaGGTTTGCTTTATTTAAAAGGCCCAAGGCAAATGGGGTGAAACCCAGCACTGTGCACATTGCCTGTACCCCTCAAGCAGCAAAG GCAATAAGTAATAAGGACCAACACAGCATATCTTACACTTTGTCTCGGGCCCAGACTGTAGTAGTTGAATATACTCATGACAGCAACACAGATATGTTCCAG ATTGGTCGGTCAACAGAGAGCCCTATAGACTTTGTAGTAACAGATACAGTTCCTGGGAGTCAGAGTAATTCAGATACACAGTCTGTGCAGAGCACAATATCAAGGTTTGCCTGCAGGATCATATGTGAACGTAACCCTCCATTTACAGCAAGAATATATGCAGCAGGATTTGACTCctcaaaaaacatttttcttggG GAGAAAGCTGCAAAGTGGAAGACATCCGATGGGCAAATGGATGGACTAACAACAAATGGAGTTCTTGTTATGCATCCTCGTAATGGATTCACAGAAGACTCCAAGCCAGGGGTGTGGAGAGAGATTTCTGTGTGTGGGAATGTGTTCAGCCTCCGTGAAACCAGATCAGCTCAACAGAGGGGGAAAATG gtTGAGAATGAGACGAACCAGCTGCAGGACGGCTCCCTGATCGACCTGTGCGGGGCGACGCTGCTGTGGCGCACGGCCGAGGGGCTGGCGCGCACGCCCACCGTCAAGCACCTGGAGGCTCTGAGGCAGGAGATCAACGCAGCCAGGCCCCAGTGCCCCGTGGGCTTCAACACCCTGGCCTTCCCCAGCATGAAGAGAAAAGATGTTGTGGACGAGAAGCAGCCGTGGGTGTACCTGAACTGCGGCCACGTGCACGGCTACCACAACTGGGGGAACAAAGAGGAGAGGGACGGCAAGGACCGCGAGTGCCCCATGTGCCGCTCCGTCGGCCCCTACGTGCCGCTGTGGCTCGGCTGTGAGGCGGGATTTTACGTGGATGCCGGACCTCCCACGCATGCGTTCAGCCCCTGTGGACACGTGTGCTCAGAAAAGACAACTGCATATTGGTCCCAAATTCCTCTTCCTCACGGTACTCACACTTTTCACGCAGCCTGTCCCTTCTGTGCGCATCAGCTGGCTGGTGAGCAGGGTTACATCAGGCTCATTTTCCAAGGGCCTCTCGACTAA
- the PELI1 gene encoding E3 ubiquitin-protein ligase pellino homolog 1 isoform X2 — protein MFSPDQENHPSKAPVKYGELIVLGYNGSLPNGDRGRRKSRFALFKRPKANGVKPSTVHIACTPQAAKAISNKDQHSISYTLSRAQTVVVEYTHDSNTDMFQIGRSTESPIDFVVTDTVPGSQSNSDTQSVQSTISRFACRIICERNPPFTARIYAAGFDSSKNIFLGEKAAKWKTSDGQMDGLTTNGVLVMHPRNGFTEDSKPGVWREISVCGNVFSLRETRSAQQRGKMVENETNQLQDGSLIDLCGATLLWRTAEGLARTPTVKHLEALRQEINAARPQCPVGFNTLAFPSMKRKDVVDEKQPWVYLNCGHVHGYHNWGNKEERDGKDRECPMCRSVGPYVPLWLGCEAGFYVDAGPPTHAFSPCGHVCSEKTTAYWSQIPLPHGTHTFHAACPFCAHQLAGEQGYIRLIFQGPLD, from the exons ATGTTTTCTCCTGATCAAGAAAATCATCCATCCAAAGCACCAGTCAAATATGGTGAATTGATCGTACTGGG GTACAATGGGTCTCTCCCAAATGGAGAtagagggagaaggaaaagtaGGTTTGCTTTATTTAAAAGGCCCAAGGCAAATGGGGTGAAACCCAGCACTGTGCACATTGCCTGTACCCCTCAAGCAGCAAAG GCAATAAGTAATAAGGACCAACACAGCATATCTTACACTTTGTCTCGGGCCCAGACTGTAGTAGTTGAATATACTCATGACAGCAACACAGATATGTTCCAG ATTGGTCGGTCAACAGAGAGCCCTATAGACTTTGTAGTAACAGATACAGTTCCTGGGAGTCAGAGTAATTCAGATACACAGTCTGTGCAGAGCACAATATCAAGGTTTGCCTGCAGGATCATATGTGAACGTAACCCTCCATTTACAGCAAGAATATATGCAGCAGGATTTGACTCctcaaaaaacatttttcttggG GAGAAAGCTGCAAAGTGGAAGACATCCGATGGGCAAATGGATGGACTAACAACAAATGGAGTTCTTGTTATGCATCCTCGTAATGGATTCACAGAAGACTCCAAGCCAGGGGTGTGGAGAGAGATTTCTGTGTGTGGGAATGTGTTCAGCCTCCGTGAAACCAGATCAGCTCAACAGAGGGGGAAAATG gtTGAGAATGAGACGAACCAGCTGCAGGACGGCTCCCTGATCGACCTGTGCGGGGCGACGCTGCTGTGGCGCACGGCCGAGGGGCTGGCGCGCACGCCCACCGTCAAGCACCTGGAGGCTCTGAGGCAGGAGATCAACGCAGCCAGGCCCCAGTGCCCCGTGGGCTTCAACACCCTGGCCTTCCCCAGCATGAAGAGAAAAGATGTTGTGGACGAGAAGCAGCCGTGGGTGTACCTGAACTGCGGCCACGTGCACGGCTACCACAACTGGGGGAACAAAGAGGAGAGGGACGGCAAGGACCGCGAGTGCCCCATGTGCCGCTCCGTCGGCCCCTACGTGCCGCTGTGGCTCGGCTGTGAGGCGGGATTTTACGTGGATGCCGGACCTCCCACGCATGCGTTCAGCCCCTGTGGACACGTGTGCTCAGAAAAGACAACTGCATATTGGTCCCAAATTCCTCTTCCTCACGGTACTCACACTTTTCACGCAGCCTGTCCCTTCTGTGCGCATCAGCTGGCTGGTGAGCAGGGTTACATCAGGCTCATTTTCCAAGGGCCTCTCGACTAA